A section of the Clostridium sp. TW13 genome encodes:
- the pulA gene encoding type I pullulanase, whose translation MILEEVMNEKYNYDGELGAIYSKERTKFILWTPAAEEVRLIIYSKDGREYNSTPGNIVAMESKDNGTWQTELIGDLDGVFYNYIVTNNGISNEVIDPYAKAVGVNGDRGMVVDLSSANPEGFDNDIKPEFKDATDSILYEMHIRDFSINQNSGVEEKYRGKYSGVWQKHTKIPGTEESTCLQHVKELGVTHVHLLPTFDYASVDESKLDEPQFNWGYDPKNYNVPEGSYSINPYEGKLRINEFKTMVKELHKEGIRVVMDMVYNHTFKSIDSNFNFIAPGYYYRQDSNGNLSNGSACGNELASERYMVRRYIVDSVVYWAKEYHVDGFRFDLMALHDIETMKEIRRRLDEIDKSIIMYGEGWNGGESPLKFEEAAFKKNTVKYGDMQIAAFSDDARDGIKGNVFFADDKGFVNGKKGLEEVIKFTVTASTKHDGVDYSKLNYSEFPWANEPYQTVNYVSAHDNFTLWDKLQNTNPEASKDELIRMNKLAAAIVLTSQGLVFFQAGEEFARTKVNADGTLNENSYCSPDSVNYLDWDRCLEYKSLVEYYKGLIRLRKSHKVFRMNSSSEIREKLMFLNKGVHFNEDGVVGFVLNEINCNNNCNQIVVIYNANDESVDVDLKSNGWSLLVNEDKAGNEEIQYIEQDVINVKRKSCYVLIK comes from the coding sequence ATGATTTTAGAAGAGGTTATGAATGAAAAATACAATTATGATGGGGAGCTAGGTGCCATATACTCTAAGGAAAGAACTAAGTTTATTTTATGGACACCAGCAGCTGAAGAAGTAAGATTAATTATTTATAGTAAAGATGGAAGAGAGTATAATAGCACTCCAGGAAATATTGTAGCAATGGAAAGTAAGGATAACGGAACTTGGCAGACTGAGCTTATTGGTGATTTAGATGGAGTATTTTATAACTATATAGTTACTAATAATGGAATATCTAATGAAGTTATAGATCCTTATGCAAAGGCTGTAGGAGTTAATGGAGATAGAGGGATGGTAGTGGATTTAAGTTCTGCTAATCCTGAAGGCTTTGATAATGATATTAAGCCAGAATTTAAGGATGCCACTGACTCTATTTTATATGAAATGCACATTAGAGACTTTTCTATAAATCAGAACTCAGGAGTAGAAGAAAAATATAGAGGCAAATATAGTGGTGTATGGCAAAAGCATACTAAAATCCCTGGTACTGAAGAGAGTACTTGTCTGCAGCATGTCAAAGAACTTGGAGTAACACATGTGCATTTGTTGCCAACTTTTGATTATGCTTCTGTAGATGAATCAAAATTAGATGAACCTCAATTTAATTGGGGGTATGATCCTAAAAACTATAACGTACCAGAGGGATCTTATTCAATAAATCCATATGAAGGAAAGTTAAGAATAAATGAATTTAAGACTATGGTAAAAGAACTGCATAAGGAAGGAATCAGAGTTGTAATGGATATGGTTTATAATCATACCTTCAAATCTATAGATTCAAACTTCAATTTTATAGCTCCTGGCTACTATTACAGACAAGATTCTAATGGAAATTTATCAAATGGTTCTGCCTGTGGAAATGAATTGGCTTCTGAAAGATATATGGTAAGAAGATATATTGTAGATTCTGTAGTTTATTGGGCAAAAGAGTATCATGTTGATGGTTTTAGATTTGATTTAATGGCCTTGCATGATATTGAAACTATGAAGGAAATAAGAAGAAGGTTAGACGAAATTGATAAATCAATAATAATGTATGGGGAAGGATGGAATGGAGGAGAATCACCATTAAAATTTGAAGAAGCAGCTTTTAAGAAGAATACAGTTAAGTACGGTGATATGCAAATTGCGGCCTTTAGTGATGATGCAAGAGATGGAATAAAGGGAAATGTATTTTTTGCTGATGATAAGGGCTTTGTTAATGGGAAGAAAGGACTTGAGGAAGTAATAAAGTTTACTGTAACTGCTTCTACTAAACATGATGGTGTAGATTATAGTAAGTTAAATTATTCAGAGTTTCCTTGGGCCAATGAACCTTATCAAACAGTTAATTATGTTTCAGCTCATGATAATTTTACTTTATGGGATAAGCTACAAAATACAAATCCTGAAGCCTCAAAGGATGAGTTGATAAGGATGAACAAATTAGCTGCTGCAATAGTGCTCACTTCTCAAGGATTAGTATTTTTCCAAGCTGGAGAAGAATTTGCAAGGACAAAGGTTAATGCTGATGGAACATTAAATGAAAATAGTTATTGCTCACCAGATAGTGTGAATTATCTTGATTGGGATAGATGTCTTGAATATAAATCTCTTGTTGAGTATTATAAAGGCTTAATACGATTAAGAAAGAGTCATAAAGTATTTAGAATGAATAGCAGCAGTGAAATAAGGGAAAAGTTGATGTTTTTAAATAAAGGAGTACATTTTAATGAAGATGGAGTAGTGGGATTTGTTCTAAATGAAATTAACTGTAACAATAACTGCAATCAAATAGTTGTAATATATAATGCAAATGATGAATCTGTTGATGTGGATTTAAAAAGTAATGGATGGTCTTTATTAGTTAATGAAGATAAAGCAGGTAATGAAGAAATTCAATATATAGAACAAGATGTGATTAATGTAAAAAGGAAGAGTTGTTATGTATTAATCAAGTGA
- a CDS encoding amylo-alpha-1,6-glucosidase, with protein MEEVYKLGRGQWKTIEQGNELLWMIGNGIGGYANQTVSGGGAMSFNGYLIASLNPPVSRYLVFTRTQEELLIGKRKYDLTSQQYINFSKNGQQYLQRFLFDSVPEYSYKVEDVSIKKSIAMEYGHNTVVVCYEVDNGSEDIKLNIVPLFNYRAAGETTEKAQLDFMVTKHDNYLNLIPKENNQMSIDFQISEGSFYDRNQIPVSMATPNYLIEENHYYMIDNRTGYLGLDNHYTPYEVHIDVKAFEHKKFYVKCTTEGLNNRDGFEILNEYRERADRLVRNAGYDNGFINNLVKAADHFIVKRNSTELKTILAGFPWFTDWGRDTMIAFEGLLLVTKRFEDAKEILESFAKYIKNGLVPNLFPDENTEPGYNTVDASLWYFQAVYKYLMYTRTEEAYSFIKEKIYPKLIEIFKAYSTKTDFSIGMDEDGLIYAGGGLDQVTWMDVRVGDYVVTPRHGKPVEINALWYNALCIMEELSFKFGESTDTYSKLKQQVKVSFNDKFWNEEKHCLYDVVDDNDSSIRPNQIWAVSLPFSVLEREKEKSVVEIVYKHLYSTYGLRSLSFMDERFKPKYIGKLLNRDCAYHMGTTWGFLIGPFITAYCKVNDDSKEALEKAKEMCEVFEDHMKDGCINGIAEIFDGEFSSTSRGCYTQAWSVGEVLRAYAYVIEKY; from the coding sequence ATGGAAGAGGTATATAAATTAGGCCGTGGACAATGGAAAACAATAGAACAAGGCAATGAACTTTTATGGATGATAGGTAATGGAATAGGAGGATATGCAAATCAAACAGTAAGTGGAGGAGGAGCCATGTCCTTTAACGGGTATTTAATAGCTTCTTTAAATCCTCCTGTAAGCAGATATTTGGTATTTACAAGAACTCAAGAAGAACTTCTTATTGGGAAAAGAAAATATGATTTAACTTCTCAACAGTATATTAATTTTTCTAAAAATGGTCAACAATATCTTCAAAGATTTTTATTTGATAGCGTACCTGAATATAGTTATAAAGTTGAAGATGTTAGTATTAAGAAAAGTATTGCCATGGAGTATGGTCATAATACAGTAGTAGTTTGTTATGAAGTTGACAACGGAAGTGAAGATATTAAGTTAAATATAGTTCCACTATTTAATTATAGGGCAGCTGGAGAAACTACAGAAAAAGCACAATTGGATTTTATGGTTACAAAGCATGATAATTATTTAAATCTTATACCAAAAGAAAATAATCAAATGAGTATTGATTTTCAAATTTCAGAAGGAAGTTTTTATGATAGAAACCAGATACCAGTAAGTATGGCTACACCTAATTATCTAATTGAAGAAAACCATTACTATATGATAGATAATAGAACTGGATATTTAGGCTTAGACAATCATTATACTCCTTACGAAGTGCATATAGATGTTAAAGCCTTTGAGCATAAAAAATTCTATGTTAAGTGTACTACAGAAGGGCTAAACAATCGAGATGGTTTTGAAATTTTAAATGAATATAGAGAAAGAGCTGACAGATTAGTAAGAAATGCAGGGTATGATAATGGCTTTATAAATAACTTGGTAAAGGCTGCAGATCATTTTATTGTTAAAAGAAATAGCACAGAACTTAAAACAATTTTGGCTGGATTCCCATGGTTCACGGATTGGGGCAGAGATACAATGATTGCTTTTGAAGGCTTGCTGCTTGTAACAAAAAGATTTGAAGATGCAAAAGAAATTTTGGAATCCTTTGCAAAGTATATAAAGAATGGATTGGTTCCAAATCTATTTCCTGATGAGAATACAGAACCTGGTTATAACACTGTAGATGCGTCACTTTGGTATTTTCAAGCTGTGTATAAGTATTTAATGTATACAAGAACAGAGGAAGCTTATAGTTTTATTAAGGAAAAAATATATCCTAAGTTGATAGAAATTTTCAAAGCGTACTCTACCAAAACAGATTTTTCTATAGGTATGGATGAGGATGGATTGATTTATGCTGGAGGCGGCTTAGATCAAGTAACTTGGATGGATGTTAGAGTTGGAGATTATGTAGTAACACCAAGACACGGTAAACCAGTAGAAATAAATGCTCTTTGGTATAACGCTCTATGCATTATGGAAGAGTTGAGTTTTAAATTTGGTGAAAGTACGGATACTTATTCTAAGCTTAAGCAACAAGTTAAAGTATCATTTAATGATAAGTTCTGGAATGAAGAAAAACATTGCTTATATGATGTGGTTGATGACAATGATTCATCAATAAGGCCAAATCAAATTTGGGCTGTATCCTTACCATTTTCAGTGCTAGAAAGAGAAAAGGAAAAGAGTGTTGTTGAAATTGTATATAAGCATTTATATTCAACTTATGGTTTGAGATCATTATCATTTATGGATGAAAGATTTAAACCTAAATATATAGGTAAGTTATTAAATAGAGATTGTGCTTATCACATGGGAACAACTTGGGGATTTTTAATCGGACCTTTTATCACAGCCTACTGCAAGGTAAATGATGATTCAAAAGAAGCTCTTGAAAAAGCTAAAGAAATGTGTGAAGTTTTTGAAGATCACATGAAGGATGGTTGTATAAATGGTATAGCAGAAATTTTTGATGGTGAATTCTCATCAACAAGTAGAGGCTGTTACACACAAGCATGGAGTGTTGGAGAAGTTTTAAGGGCTTATGCTTATGTAATTGAAAAGTATTAA
- a CDS encoding glycogen/starch/alpha-glucan phosphorylase: MKRQEIIKGMEKYLKVKYGVKIEEAKEYEIFNALSLTLLEGIVDDWNKTTDEYSKHKKAYYFSAEYLMGRALGNNLISLGLYDEVKDILEQYNININKIEEIEEDAGLGNGGLGRLAACFMDSAATLDMPLTGYGIRYSNGLFNQKFVDGFQMEEADNWLKYGDPWSVRKDRDTQIVEFSDMKVKAVPYDTPIIGYGTKNINTLRLWKCEAINEFDFNEFNDQKYDKAVKLKNRADDISRVLYPNDSNQEGKLLRLRQQYFLVSASLKDILKKHKEKNGEITKEFSSLHAVQLNDTHPTLAIPEFIRILVDEENVKFEDALEIAKKVFAYTNHTILAEALEKWDVKLIKKLFPRIHAIIVEIDKSLAKELKSKGYTDISDFKIIANRQVRMANLAIYVSSAVNGVAQLHTDILKDTELNNWYKLYPTKFQNKTNGITPRRWLRLCNQELSALITELLGSEAWVKDLSLLEGLKKFENDEKVLKRFMDIKHKKKEQLADYIKENHGIELNPDSLFDIQIKRLHEYKRQLLNAFYILDLYYRVKENPSMDIPPVTFIFGAKAFPGYRRAKAIVKFINEIGRMVNNDASINGKIKVVFVENYRVSYGEKLFPAADLSKQISTAGKEASGTGNMKFMLNGTPTFGTLDGANVEIAQASGEDNNFIFGLKVEEIEALKGKYSTEEFYSKNKDLKKVIDSLIDGTFDDGGSGDFQDLYNSLMKEGDQYFLLADFESFKATEDQVFAAYKDEKKWAQKCFANVCNSGVFSSDRTILQYCEEIWNIKKTPIK, encoded by the coding sequence ATGAAGAGACAAGAAATAATAAAAGGAATGGAAAAATATCTTAAAGTAAAATACGGAGTAAAAATTGAAGAAGCAAAAGAATATGAAATATTTAATGCCTTATCATTAACTCTTCTTGAAGGGATTGTAGATGATTGGAATAAGACTACAGACGAATACAGTAAACACAAAAAAGCTTATTATTTTTCAGCAGAATATTTAATGGGAAGAGCCTTAGGAAATAACTTGATAAGTTTAGGTTTATATGATGAAGTTAAGGATATTCTAGAACAATATAATATTAATATTAACAAGATAGAAGAAATAGAAGAAGATGCTGGTTTAGGTAATGGTGGTCTTGGAAGACTTGCTGCATGTTTCATGGATTCAGCAGCTACATTAGATATGCCTTTAACAGGATATGGAATCAGATATAGTAATGGATTATTCAATCAAAAATTTGTAGATGGTTTCCAAATGGAAGAAGCTGATAATTGGTTAAAATATGGAGATCCATGGAGTGTAAGAAAAGATAGAGATACACAAATCGTTGAGTTCTCAGATATGAAAGTTAAAGCTGTACCTTATGATACTCCTATCATCGGATATGGCACTAAAAATATAAATACTTTAAGACTTTGGAAATGTGAAGCAATCAATGAATTTGATTTTAATGAATTTAATGATCAAAAATATGATAAAGCAGTTAAGTTAAAGAATAGAGCAGATGATATATCAAGAGTTTTATATCCTAATGATTCAAATCAAGAAGGAAAGTTATTAAGATTAAGACAACAATACTTTTTAGTTAGTGCTTCATTAAAAGACATTCTTAAGAAGCATAAAGAAAAGAATGGTGAGATCACTAAAGAATTCTCAAGTTTGCATGCAGTTCAATTAAATGATACTCATCCAACTCTTGCAATACCTGAATTTATAAGAATTTTAGTTGATGAAGAAAACGTAAAGTTTGAAGATGCATTAGAAATAGCTAAGAAGGTTTTTGCTTATACAAACCATACAATTTTAGCAGAAGCATTAGAAAAATGGGATGTAAAATTAATAAAGAAATTATTCCCAAGAATACATGCTATTATTGTTGAGATTGATAAGAGTTTAGCTAAAGAATTAAAGTCTAAGGGATATACTGATATATCAGATTTTAAGATAATTGCAAACAGACAAGTTAGAATGGCTAATTTAGCAATTTACGTGTCAAGCGCAGTTAATGGAGTTGCTCAACTTCATACTGATATATTAAAGGATACTGAACTTAATAATTGGTACAAGTTATATCCTACTAAGTTCCAAAACAAGACAAATGGTATAACTCCAAGAAGATGGTTAAGATTATGTAATCAAGAATTATCAGCATTAATAACAGAGCTACTTGGCAGTGAGGCTTGGGTTAAGGATTTATCTTTATTAGAAGGTTTGAAGAAATTTGAGAATGATGAAAAAGTATTGAAGAGATTCATGGATATTAAGCATAAAAAGAAAGAACAATTAGCAGATTATATCAAAGAAAACCATGGAATCGAACTTAATCCAGATTCATTATTTGATATTCAAATCAAGAGATTACATGAATATAAGAGACAATTATTAAATGCATTCTACATTTTAGATTTATATTATAGAGTAAAAGAAAATCCATCAATGGATATTCCTCCTGTAACATTTATATTTGGAGCTAAGGCATTCCCAGGATATAGAAGAGCTAAAGCTATAGTCAAATTTATAAATGAAATAGGAAGAATGGTTAACAATGATGCATCAATCAATGGAAAGATAAAGGTTGTATTTGTTGAGAATTACAGAGTATCATATGGAGAAAAATTATTCCCAGCAGCAGATTTATCTAAACAAATTTCTACTGCAGGAAAAGAAGCTTCAGGTACTGGTAACATGAAGTTTATGTTAAATGGAACACCTACATTCGGAACTTTAGATGGTGCCAATGTTGAAATAGCTCAAGCTAGTGGAGAAGATAATAACTTCATATTTGGATTAAAAGTTGAAGAAATCGAAGCTCTTAAGGGTAAATATTCAACTGAAGAATTCTATAGCAAGAACAAGGATTTAAAGAAAGTTATAGATTCATTAATTGATGGAACTTTTGATGATGGTGGTTCTGGAGACTTCCAAGACTTATATAATTCATTAATGAAAGAAGGAGATCAATACTTCTTATTAGCAGATTTTGAATCTTTCAAAGCAACTGAAGATCAAGTGTTTGCTGCATACAAAGATGAGAAGAAGTGGGCTCAAAAGTGTTTCGCTAATGTATGTAATTCAGGGGTATTCTCAAGTGATAGAACCATACTTCAATACTGTGAAGAAATATGGAATATCAAAAAGACTCCTATTAAATAA
- the malQ gene encoding 4-alpha-glucanotransferase produces MERGSGILMHIASLPGKYGIGTFGKEAYNFADFLKKSGQKYWQILPLGQTSYGDSPYQSFSAFAGNPYFIDFDILEQEGLLNKADYENINWGDNTEKINYSLLFVEKYKVLRKAFKNFKGKEDSEIEKFKEEQSLWLEDYSLYMAIKNHFGMKSWQQWDEDIKFRHSDSVKRYTKELNEEIEFWIFLQYHFFKQWQALKAYVNKQGIEIIGDIPIYVAEDSADCWANPKAFMFDPDTLKPTKVSGCPPDSFAITGQLWGNPIYNWEYHEETEYSWWIDRMRESLKIYDVLRIDHFRGFESYWSVPAEDKTAENGEWVKGPGIKLFDAIKEELGELNIIAEDLGFMTDEVIAFRKATGFPGMKVLQFGFGGPDSSYLPHNFEDRKWVVYTGTHDNDTFRGWYEKTGSKQETNFARKYLYLNKKEGYNWGFIRGVWSSIGDTAIALMQDFLNLGNEARINVPSTLGNNWTWRLKEGLLTDKLAEKIYYITKTYGRCE; encoded by the coding sequence ATGGAAAGAGGTAGCGGAATATTAATGCACATTGCTTCTTTACCAGGAAAGTACGGCATCGGTACCTTTGGTAAAGAAGCTTATAACTTTGCGGATTTCTTGAAAAAATCTGGTCAAAAGTATTGGCAGATACTGCCTTTAGGACAGACCAGTTATGGAGACTCTCCTTATCAATCTTTTTCTGCATTTGCAGGCAATCCATACTTTATAGATTTTGATATCTTAGAGCAAGAAGGATTATTGAATAAAGCAGATTATGAAAATATTAATTGGGGAGATAATACAGAAAAAATTAATTACAGTTTGTTGTTTGTAGAAAAATACAAAGTGTTAAGAAAAGCATTTAAGAATTTTAAGGGTAAAGAAGATAGTGAAATAGAAAAGTTTAAAGAAGAACAATCTTTATGGTTGGAAGATTATAGCTTGTATATGGCTATAAAAAATCATTTTGGTATGAAAAGTTGGCAGCAATGGGACGAAGATATAAAGTTTAGGCATTCAGATTCTGTTAAACGTTACACTAAAGAACTAAATGAAGAAATAGAATTTTGGATTTTCCTTCAATACCACTTCTTTAAGCAATGGCAAGCATTAAAAGCTTATGTAAATAAGCAAGGCATTGAAATAATTGGAGATATTCCAATTTATGTTGCTGAAGATAGTGCAGATTGTTGGGCAAATCCAAAAGCATTTATGTTTGATCCGGATACGTTAAAACCAACAAAGGTTTCTGGATGTCCACCGGATAGCTTTGCTATTACTGGTCAACTTTGGGGAAATCCAATTTATAATTGGGAATACCACGAAGAAACTGAGTATTCATGGTGGATAGACAGAATGAGAGAAAGTTTGAAAATATATGATGTGCTTAGAATAGATCATTTTAGAGGTTTTGAGTCATACTGGTCAGTGCCAGCTGAGGATAAAACAGCAGAAAATGGCGAATGGGTAAAGGGACCGGGAATAAAACTATTTGATGCTATTAAAGAGGAATTAGGAGAACTTAATATAATAGCTGAAGATTTAGGGTTCATGACAGATGAAGTTATAGCTTTTAGAAAGGCTACTGGATTCCCAGGAATGAAGGTACTTCAATTTGGATTTGGAGGACCAGACAGTTCATATTTACCACATAACTTTGAAGATAGAAAATGGGTTGTGTACACAGGAACCCATGATAATGATACCTTTAGAGGTTGGTATGAGAAAACAGGATCTAAGCAAGAAACTAACTTTGCAAGAAAATATTTATATTTAAATAAAAAAGAAGGATACAACTGGGGTTTTATAAGGGGAGTGTGGAGCAGTATAGGTGATACTGCAATAGCATTGATGCAAGACTTTTTAAATCTTGGCAATGAGGCAAGAATTAATGTTCCATCAACCTTAGGAAACAATTGGACTTGGAGATTAAAAGAAGGATTATTAACAGATAAGCTAGCAGAAAAAATTTATTATATAACTAAAACTTATGGAAGGTGTGAATAG
- a CDS encoding LacI family DNA-binding transcriptional regulator, with protein sequence MNIKDIAQLSGVGVSTVSRVLNNHSDVKLSTREKVLQIIEEYNYIPNNSARVLKQNNTKNIGLLVKGVFNPFFSEMINIIGSKVDSAGYTMILEQNDYNIYQDVDNVISFAKEKKLQGVICLGGNFIDIKDDSFASLNIPIVLTSVNTLSKKGKKTYSSVGIDDVKATYEVTKYLISLGHRDIALILGKDDDIGISWWRLNGYKNALNDSNIPLKDEYILIGEYESRRSYEVTKKLLLKNKNITAIFCLSDIMAIGAAKGIIDSGLKIGKDISLIGFDGMDYSEFYNPAITTVKQPKTLMAETSIKLLLDLIKNSIENQHILLNTELIERESCRRIK encoded by the coding sequence ATGAATATAAAGGACATAGCACAATTATCAGGAGTGGGAGTAAGCACAGTTTCTAGGGTACTTAACAATCATTCTGATGTAAAGTTAAGTACAAGAGAAAAAGTACTGCAAATAATTGAAGAATATAATTATATACCAAACAATAGTGCTAGAGTTTTAAAACAAAATAATACTAAAAATATAGGTTTGTTAGTAAAGGGAGTTTTTAATCCATTTTTTTCTGAAATGATTAACATAATAGGAAGCAAAGTAGATTCTGCTGGATATACAATGATTCTTGAGCAGAATGATTATAATATATATCAAGATGTGGATAATGTAATTTCTTTTGCAAAAGAAAAGAAATTGCAGGGAGTTATATGTCTAGGTGGAAACTTTATTGATATTAAAGATGATAGTTTTGCCAGCTTAAATATACCTATTGTCTTAACCTCTGTAAATACATTATCAAAAAAAGGGAAGAAAACATATTCGTCAGTTGGAATTGATGACGTAAAAGCTACTTATGAAGTAACAAAATATTTAATTAGTTTAGGACATAGAGATATTGCACTTATTTTAGGTAAAGATGATGATATAGGGATAAGTTGGTGGAGACTCAACGGTTACAAAAATGCATTAAATGATAGTAATATACCACTAAAAGATGAATATATTCTAATTGGTGAGTATGAAAGTAGACGATCCTATGAAGTTACGAAAAAGTTGTTATTAAAGAATAAAAATATAACTGCTATATTCTGTTTATCAGATATTATGGCAATCGGAGCAGCAAAAGGAATTATAGATAGTGGATTAAAAATTGGAAAAGATATTTCACTAATAGGATTCGATGGTATGGATTATAGTGAATTTTACAATCCAGCTATCACTACAGTTAAGCAGCCTAAAACATTAATGGCAGAGACAAGTATAAAACTATTATTAGATTTAATAAAAAATAGCATTGAAAATCAACACATACTATTAAATACTGAATTAATCGAACGTGAGTCATGTAGAAGAATAAAGTAA
- a CDS encoding sugar ABC transporter permease, producing the protein MAMNNLQTNINTNQSSPQLDLKYKKRLSGREKRELWLQRVFIWLSIIIVVFPVVYIIGISFSKGNAITMDTVFPKELTLDNYKTILSGEKLDFKGAFLRTCIVCAGVGLLQIVMTATSAYAVSKMKFKGRKYGLFSLLILQMFPATMTVSAIFAIVNGHDLQGQLWVLILVLAGGSAFNVWLLKNFMDGIPKELDEAAKVDGASEWQIFTKIILPLARPMIAVMFFFSVQGTYNEFIMSNMILNDPDSQTIMPLLRSYINGQYDTNWTVFAAGSVLASIPLVILFAFLQKYIESGLVAGAVKG; encoded by the coding sequence ATGGCAATGAATAATTTACAAACTAACATCAATACAAATCAATCTTCACCACAGTTGGATTTGAAATATAAAAAGAGATTATCAGGCAGAGAAAAAAGAGAATTATGGCTTCAGAGAGTATTTATTTGGTTATCAATTATAATAGTTGTGTTTCCAGTTGTATATATTATAGGAATATCATTTTCAAAAGGAAACGCAATAACTATGGATACTGTTTTCCCAAAAGAACTTACCTTAGACAACTATAAAACAATTCTTTCAGGTGAAAAACTCGATTTTAAGGGTGCATTTTTAAGAACTTGTATTGTTTGTGCAGGAGTTGGTCTTTTACAAATTGTTATGACAGCAACATCTGCCTATGCAGTATCAAAGATGAAATTCAAAGGAAGAAAATATGGACTATTTTCTTTATTAATTCTACAAATGTTCCCAGCAACTATGACTGTATCAGCAATTTTTGCTATAGTTAATGGTCATGATTTGCAAGGACAGTTGTGGGTTTTAATTCTAGTATTAGCGGGTGGTAGTGCATTTAATGTATGGCTATTGAAAAACTTTATGGATGGTATTCCAAAGGAATTGGATGAAGCCGCTAAAGTTGATGGTGCTTCAGAGTGGCAGATATTCACAAAGATAATCCTTCCATTGGCAAGACCGATGATAGCAGTAATGTTCTTCTTTTCCGTTCAAGGAACTTACAATGAGTTCATTATGTCTAATATGATATTAAATGATCCAGATTCACAGACAATAATGCCTCTACTAAGATCATATATAAATGGTCAATATGATACAAACTGGACAGTGTTTGCAGCAGGTTCAGTATTAGCATCAATTCCATTAGTAATACTATTTGCATTTTTACAAAAATATATTGAATCAGGTTTAGTAGCAGGAGCAGTAAAGGGTTAA
- a CDS encoding carbohydrate ABC transporter permease — MKTSKMDKARPYLYVSPLMISIFILSFLPIVYTIYISFTNYNINHVNDYSFIGFENYKSILTGDLQPIFLPVFIWTVIFAIGSAVGTYLIGLIFAMILSNENMKERGVYKALLILPWAVPGLISMMIWQGMFNAEYGAINMILMKFHIINTKIPWLLDPTWAKVAVFVLNFWLGFPWMMNICLGALSAVDKSYYEAAEIDGATRWQKFRNITLPSITASSLPLVISSFAMNFNNFMVPYMLNEGGPAKIGVQYAGATDLLGGAAYKLTVSTNRYDWSATLSVLIFLVVGTLSIIQMKKTGAFEEVE; from the coding sequence ATGAAGACTTCAAAGATGGACAAAGCTAGACCCTATTTATATGTATCACCATTAATGATATCAATATTTATATTAAGCTTTCTTCCAATAGTATATACAATCTATATTAGTTTTACTAATTATAATATTAATCATGTTAATGATTACTCATTTATTGGATTTGAAAATTATAAATCTATTTTAACAGGTGATTTACAACCTATATTTTTACCAGTATTTATATGGACTGTAATATTTGCCATTGGTTCAGCAGTTGGTACTTATCTAATTGGACTTATTTTTGCAATGATATTAAGCAATGAAAATATGAAAGAAAGAGGAGTGTACAAAGCTCTTTTAATTTTACCTTGGGCAGTTCCAGGATTAATATCTATGATGATATGGCAAGGTATGTTTAATGCAGAATATGGTGCAATTAATATGATTTTAATGAAGTTCCATATTATTAATACCAAAATACCTTGGTTACTAGATCCAACTTGGGCCAAAGTAGCTGTGTTTGTATTGAATTTCTGGTTAGGATTTCCATGGATGATGAATATATGCCTAGGGGCTCTTTCAGCAGTAGATAAGAGTTATTATGAAGCAGCAGAAATTGATGGAGCAACAAGATGGCAAAAATTTAGAAACATAACCTTACCTTCAATTACAGCTTCATCATTACCTCTTGTAATATCTTCTTTTGCAATGAATTTTAATAACTTCATGGTTCCATATATGCTTAATGAAGGTGGACCAGCTAAAATAGGTGTACAATATGCAGGAGCTACTGATTTACTTGGTGGAGCAGCATATAAGTTGACTGTAAGTACAAATAGATATGATTGGTCAGCAACACTAAGTGTTTTGATTTTCCTTGTGGTAGGAACATTAAGTATCATTCAAATGAAAAAGACTGGTGCTTTTGAGGAGGTAGAGTAA